One part of the Syngnathus acus chromosome 17, fSynAcu1.2, whole genome shotgun sequence genome encodes these proteins:
- the LOC119137488 gene encoding collagen alpha-3(IV) chain-like gives SAKGSIGIPGVPGFPGQKGEPFSEFRPGEKGEKGDTGHIGRPGNDGHPGSPGLRGLKGVQGPPGDSVRTFGRGNLSSFLVEREQKVFQVHQGFRGDQDHKDTLEQRGMGLLDLQEPRAIWGYLGSLGHLDFQARKENQASFTQKAFLDHLGLKVKKDYQEGQVTRGRRESQVSRVSALLVCQVDKAFLVVQEVMVVMDCQDLEAHQAFLEMMVLKGLEEILEYLAHQGIRDYQEIQGHREKKDRMGCLVKRETEDSLGLVNLALQVNRVIPGHRHQVNLEKLVPGEILEVLEQKDQGEILEHQGGLGEEEYLAPPGYQEIQASKAILVHLDIKDQEVQMDLREATDGTQGPPGGFGPQGPKGNQGQDGIPGPPGEKGDTIVIEGPPGSRGDPGQPGLSGNLGLPGPPGLAIPGLRGDRGPPGSYGVSGPRGPPGGDGACYPGAKGDRGLDGHAGRPGIKGEPGYGRVIYEPGPPGLHGSPGNPGPPGNTGPVGPPGQTGLPGIKGVQGSSPVGPSGFTGHKGDKGASGLPGQPGSSGDPGNKGQKGVQGESGYGYVTSFLIARHSQSTQVPRCPEGTTLIYVGYSFLFINGNERAHGQDLGTSGSCLPRFSPMPFLFCDTETNCRYASRNDYSYWLSTDAPMLPSMVALTGEQLSSHISRCAVCETSSNVIAVHSQTTLLPECPRGWESLWSGYSFVMQTGAGAEGSSQPLVSPGSCLEHFRQVPFIECHGRGTCNYYPDSYSYWLASVHPDMFSKPIPQTVKGPSRENIIGRCRVCRK, from the exons TCTGCCAAGGGTTCTATTGGTATACCAGGTGTACCAGGCTTCCCTGGACAAAAGGGAGAGCCGTTTTCTGAATTCAGACCAGGAGAAAAAGGGGAGAAAGGAGACACGGGACATATTGGCAGGCCTGGAAACGATGGCCACCCTGGGTCTCCAGGACTGCGAGGTCTCAAAGGTGTCCAGGGCCCTCCAGGGGATTCGGTGAGAACATTTGGCCGTGGAAATCTTTCCAGTTT TTTAGTAGAGAGGGAGCAAAAGGTTTTCCAGGTCCACCAGGGCTTTCGGGGAGACCAGGACCACAAGGATACCCTGGAGCAGAGGGGTATGGGCCTGCTGGACCTCCAGGAACCGAGGGCAATTTGGGGGTACCTGGGTTCCCTGGGTCACCTGGATTTCCAG GCCAGAAAGGAGAACCAGGCTTCATTCACGCAAAAGGCCTTCCTGGACCACCTGGGTTTAAAGGTCAAGAAGGATTACCAGGAAGGCCAG GTGACAAGGGGTCGCCGGGAATCCCAGGTCTCCCGAGTATCGGCCCTCCTGGTCTGCCAGGTCGACAAGGCCTTCCTGGTCGTCCAGGA GGTGATGGTGGTTATGGACTGCCAGGACCTAGAGGCCCACCAGGCCTTCCTGGAAATGATGGTGCTCAAGGGCCTGGAGGAGATCCTGGAATACCTGGCTCACCAGGGAATCCGGGATTACCAGGAAATCCAGGGTCATCGGGAGAAAAAG GACCGGATGGGCTGCCTGGTGAAAAGGGAAACAGAGGATTCCCTGGGTTTGGTAAACCTGGCCCTCCAGGTGAACCGGGTCATCCCGGGCCATCGGCACCAG GTGAACCTGGAGAAGTTGGTCCCTGGGGAGATACTGGAAGTATTGGAACAAAAGGACCAAGGGGAAATACTGGAGCACCAGGGAGGCCTGGGGGAAGAG GAGTACCTGGCCCCCCCGGGATACCAGGAGATCCAGGCCTCCAAGGCAATCCTG GTTCACCTGGATATCAAGGACCAAGAGGTTCAGATGGACCTCAGGGAAGCAACGGATG GTACCCAAGGCCCACCAGGAGGTTTTGGGCCTCAAGGTCCCAAAGGCAATCAGGGACAGGATGGCATCCCTGGACCACCAGGAGAGAAAGGAGATACAA TTGTGATCGAGGGACCACCTGGTTCACGTGGTGACCCAGGTCAGCCAG GTCTTTCTGGCAATCTTGGTTTGCCTGGCCCACCTGGTCTAGCAATTCCCGGATTAAGAGGAGACAGAGGACCTCCTGGATCATATGGGGTCTCAGGCCCCAGAGGACCACCGGGAGGAGATGGGGCATGTTACCCCGGGGCTAAAGGAGACCGTGGACTCGATGGCCATGCGGGTAGGCCAG gCATCAAAGGTGAACCAGGATATGGCAGGGTAATATATGAACCAGGACCCCCAGGCTTACATGGTTCTCCTGGCAACCCTGGGCCCCCTGGGAACACTGGACCAGTGGGACCACCAGGCCAAACAG GTCTCCCGGGTATTAAAGGAGTCCAAGGTTCCAGCCCGGTGGGGCCATCTGGATTTACTGGGCACAAGGGAGACAAAGGAGCATCAGGTTTGCCAG GTCAACCGGGCAGCTCTGGAGATCCAGGCAACAAGGGCCAAAAGGGAGTACAAGGGGAAAGTGGCTATGGCTATGTGACCAGTTTCCTGATTGCGCGACATAGTCAGAGTACTCAGGTGCCTAGGTGCCCTGAAGGCACCACCCTTATTTACGTTGGCTActccttcctcttcatcaACGGAAATGAACGAGCTCATGGTCAAGACCTTG GCACCTCGGGAAGCTGTCTGCCTCGATTCTCCCCCATGCCCTTCCTCTTTTGCGACACGGAGACAAACTGCCGCTACGCTTCTCGTAACGACTACTCCTACTGGCTGTCCACTGATGCGCCCATGCTTCCCTCCATGGTTGCCTTGACAGGCGAGCAGCTCTCCTCCCACATCAGCAG GTGCGCCGTGTGTGAAACTAGCTCGAATGTCATAGCGGTCCACAGTCAGACAACTCTGCTACCAGAATGTCCCAGAGGCTGGGAGTCCCTCTGGAGTGGATATTCATTTGTCATG CAAACAGGTGCTGGTGCAGAAGGCTCTTCCCAACCTCTAGTGTCTCCTGGCTCGTGCCTTGAACATTTCCGCCAAGTGCCATTCATAGAGTGTCACGGCAGGGGGACGTGCAACTACTACCCTGATTCGTACAGCTACTGGCTGGCATCCGTCCACCCTGACATGTTTAG TAAACCCATTCCCCAGACGGTGAAAGGACCTTCACGAGAAAACATAATTGGTCGCTGTCGGGTTTGCCGCAAGTAG